In the Nitrospirota bacterium genome, one interval contains:
- a CDS encoding 50S ribosomal protein L1 yields the protein MGKKMNASLEKVEKGKEYSLENAIQKVKELAFVKFDETVDIVFNLGVDPRKSDQMVRGTVVLPHGTGKTLRVLVFAKGEKELEAKQAGADFVGADDLVEKINKGWLDFDKVVATPDIMGVVGKLGKVLGPRGLMPNPKLGTVTFDVAKAVKEIKAGKVEYKTEKAGVVHVPIGKVSFDAQKLLDNAKAIIDSVNKAKPSTSKGRYVKGISVSSTMGPGLRVDVTTVSTK from the coding sequence ATGGGCAAGAAAATGAATGCTTCACTGGAAAAGGTCGAAAAGGGGAAAGAGTATTCCCTTGAAAATGCGATACAGAAGGTAAAGGAACTTGCATTTGTCAAGTTCGACGAGACGGTTGACATTGTCTTCAATCTCGGCGTTGATCCGAGGAAGTCCGATCAGATGGTTAGGGGCACCGTTGTGCTGCCTCACGGAACGGGGAAGACGCTTAGGGTCCTCGTCTTTGCCAAAGGCGAAAAGGAGCTTGAGGCAAAACAGGCCGGCGCAGATTTTGTGGGTGCCGATGATCTTGTCGAGAAGATTAATAAGGGATGGCTTGATTTTGACAAGGTCGTTGCAACCCCTGATATTATGGGTGTCGTCGGTAAACTCGGAAAGGTTCTCGGCCCCCGCGGTTTGATGCCGAACCCGAAACTCGGCACCGTTACCTTTGATGTTGCCAAGGCTGTGAAGGAGATTAAGGCAGGAAAGGTAGAATACAAGACCGAAAAGGCAGGTGTTGTGCATGTGCCGATCGGTAAGGTTTCATTTGATGCACAGAAGCTTCTTGATAACGCAAAGGCTATTATTGATTCTGTGAACAAGGCAAAGCCGTCAACAAGCAAGGGCAGATATGTGAAGGGGATCTCGGTATCTTCGACAATGGGTCCTGGCCTGAGGGTTGACGTTACAACGGTTTCAACAAAGTAG
- the rplK gene encoding 50S ribosomal protein L11: MAKKEVTGQVKLQIVAGKATPAPPVGPALGPHGINIMEFCKAFNAQTAPMGDTIIPVVLTIYKDRTFTFITKTPPASELIKKAAGVVKGSSTPNKDKVGKLTTAQLKEIAQTKLPDLNAYSLDAAMRIIAGTAKSMGVEVVE; this comes from the coding sequence ATGGCTAAGAAAGAGGTAACAGGACAGGTTAAACTTCAAATTGTAGCAGGCAAGGCAACTCCTGCTCCACCGGTAGGTCCGGCACTCGGCCCACATGGCATCAATATCATGGAGTTTTGCAAGGCATTCAATGCCCAGACAGCGCCCATGGGGGATACCATTATCCCGGTGGTGCTGACCATATATAAAGATAGAACGTTTACGTTCATTACCAAGACGCCGCCGGCATCTGAACTTATCAAAAAGGCGGCAGGTGTAGTAAAGGGTTCGAGTACGCCGAACAAGGATAAGGTCGGCAAGCTTACAACAGCGCAACTGAAGGAAATAGCACAAACAAAGCTTCCTGACCTCAACGCATACTCTCTGGATGCTGCAATGAGAATCATTGCAGGAACAGCCAAGAGCATGGGCGTTGAAGTCGTGGAATAG